In Actinomycetota bacterium, a single genomic region encodes these proteins:
- a CDS encoding CinA family protein, whose protein sequence is MEDLAEHVSALAQERQLRLGTAESVTAGAVAHALCAAPAASQWFRGGIVAYSTEVKQDLLGVPPCPVISRECAEQMAVGARALLGADLVVATTGVGGPDAVEGQPAGTVWVAVAGRGEPVAVVHHFSGDPAQVLVSATAAALHFVLDRLRPTELTGAMASGGPAAQ, encoded by the coding sequence ATCGAGGACTTGGCCGAGCACGTGAGCGCCCTGGCGCAGGAGCGCCAACTGCGGCTGGGTACGGCGGAATCGGTGACCGCTGGCGCCGTCGCGCACGCGCTGTGCGCCGCCCCGGCGGCGTCGCAGTGGTTCCGCGGCGGGATCGTGGCTTACTCGACCGAGGTGAAGCAGGACCTGCTCGGAGTGCCGCCTTGCCCGGTCATCTCCCGCGAATGTGCCGAACAGATGGCCGTTGGCGCCCGCGCTCTGCTCGGCGCGGATCTGGTGGTCGCGACGACCGGCGTTGGCGGACCTGACGCCGTGGAGGGCCAGCCGGCCGGGACGGTCTGGGTCGCGGTGGCCGGCCGCGGTGAGCCGGTCGCCGTGGTCCACCATTTCTCGGGGGACCCCGCGCAGGTGCTGGTCTCGGCGACTGCCGCCGCGCTGCACTTCGTGCTCGACCGGCTCCGGCCGACCGAGCTGACAGGGGCGATGGCGAGTGGGGGGCCTGCGGCCCAGTGA
- a CDS encoding PRC-barrel domain containing protein, whose amino-acid sequence MRASDLLGREVRASDGALLGRVHDVRLVVGPGGTAPLRLTSLIVGPRRSFIRLGYERRAQQGPWLLRVLAGYWLRDTRIVPWTAVHTDGERLVVTGDPASMLIRSMRERKPR is encoded by the coding sequence GTGCGGGCCAGTGACCTCCTCGGCCGGGAGGTCCGGGCGAGCGACGGCGCGCTGCTCGGCCGGGTCCACGACGTGCGGCTCGTCGTGGGCCCCGGCGGCACCGCGCCGCTGCGGCTGACGTCGTTGATCGTCGGGCCACGCCGGAGTTTCATCCGGCTCGGTTACGAGCGACGCGCGCAGCAGGGCCCGTGGCTGCTGCGCGTCCTCGCCGGATACTGGCTGCGAGACACCCGGATCGTGCCGTGGACGGCGGTACACACCGACGGCGAGCGGCTGGTCGTGACGGGCGACCCCGCGTCGATGCTCATCCGGTCGATGCGCGAGCGGAAGCCGCGCTGA
- a CDS encoding sugar transferase, whose translation MSVDRISWETEIASWRSVMPATRAGSAAEPSSGSGQEHLTAKARRRSPLLAYQRVCLVLDLVAIVGSAALAYVLRFSIGDGVARPDTLYVATALLLAIVWICVLAWRGAYDARSIGTGTEEHKRVVGAALLTFGTVASLSFLFDTEVSRAFVVISIPLGLLASVAGRLSARRWLRGRRGDGRYLYRTLLIGTPHQTFDMRTNFDADRAAGFRVVSEIDPPSSAAGVDLWLDALADHLYRERVDAVAVGRCETVTPDVLRRLAWTLEGPRIDLMVAPGFTDFAGPRLSVRPAAGLPLIHLDEPRLTRPQRFLKGAFDRTLAALALVLLSPVLLVIALLVGLTSRGGVFYTQYRVGRKGKLFRCWKFRSMVTGADRLRAEVLGTPDASMPDRYRTDPRITGVGRFLRRWSLDELPQLFNVLGGSMSIVGPRPMLPDEMSLLETDHHRRHLTKPGLTGLWQINGRKQTTWDERMHLDLSYVEQWSPALDLVIIAKTMKVVLTGHGAY comes from the coding sequence ATGTCAGTGGACCGGATCTCGTGGGAGACGGAGATCGCGTCGTGGCGGTCCGTCATGCCTGCCACGAGGGCGGGATCGGCAGCCGAGCCGAGCAGTGGGTCTGGCCAGGAGCACCTCACGGCCAAGGCGCGCCGCCGTTCGCCTTTGCTTGCCTACCAACGGGTTTGCCTCGTCCTCGACCTGGTTGCCATCGTCGGGTCCGCGGCACTCGCCTACGTCCTGCGCTTCAGCATCGGCGACGGCGTCGCCAGGCCCGATACCCTGTATGTCGCAACGGCTTTGCTCTTGGCCATCGTCTGGATCTGCGTGTTGGCCTGGCGCGGCGCCTACGACGCGAGGTCGATCGGGACCGGCACCGAGGAGCACAAGCGCGTCGTCGGTGCTGCGTTGCTCACCTTCGGCACGGTGGCGTCGCTGTCCTTCCTGTTCGACACCGAGGTGTCCCGGGCGTTCGTCGTCATCTCGATCCCCCTCGGCTTGCTGGCCTCGGTGGCGGGGCGACTGTCGGCCCGCCGGTGGCTACGCGGCCGGCGCGGAGATGGCCGCTACCTGTACCGGACGCTGCTCATCGGCACACCGCACCAGACGTTCGACATGCGGACGAACTTCGACGCCGATCGGGCGGCCGGCTTCCGCGTGGTCTCCGAGATCGATCCGCCGAGCAGTGCCGCCGGTGTCGACCTGTGGCTGGACGCCTTGGCCGACCATCTCTACCGCGAGCGGGTGGACGCAGTCGCGGTCGGCCGCTGCGAGACCGTGACGCCCGATGTCCTGCGGCGGCTGGCGTGGACACTGGAGGGACCGCGGATCGATCTGATGGTCGCGCCGGGCTTCACCGACTTCGCCGGGCCCCGCTTGTCGGTCCGGCCAGCGGCCGGGCTGCCGCTGATCCACCTGGACGAACCCCGGCTCACCCGGCCGCAACGGTTCCTGAAGGGTGCGTTCGACCGGACCCTGGCCGCCCTGGCGCTGGTCCTGCTGTCGCCTGTGCTGCTCGTGATCGCGCTGCTCGTCGGGCTGACCAGCCGCGGTGGCGTCTTCTACACGCAGTACCGCGTCGGCCGGAAGGGGAAGCTCTTCCGCTGCTGGAAGTTCCGCTCGATGGTCACCGGCGCGGACCGGCTGCGCGCCGAGGTCCTCGGCACCCCCGACGCCTCGATGCCCGACCGCTATCGCACCGATCCGCGGATCACCGGCGTCGGGCGCTTCCTGCGGCGGTGGTCGCTGGACGAGTTGCCGCAGCTGTTCAACGTCCTCGGCGGCTCGATGAGCATCGTGGGGCCACGGCCAATGCTGCCCGACGAGATGTCGCTGCTGGAGACCGACCACCATCGTCGCCACCTGACCAAGCCGGGCCTGACCGGGCTGTGGCAGATCAACGGTCGCAAGCAGACGACCTGGGACGAGCGGATGCACCTCGACCTGTCGTACGTCGAACAGTGGTCGCCGGCGCTCGACCTGGTCATCATCGCCAAGACGATGAAGGTCGTGCTGACCGGCCACGGCGCGTACTGA
- a CDS encoding class I SAM-dependent methyltransferase, producing MDTESRYDWNQVAETPSHAYLAPAARDAVDRIRPSRVLDLGCGDGRLTARLVAAGRDVVGVDFSATGIARARLEHPEASFAVHALDDPLPSELRDSFELVTAIEVIEHMLLPRHLFARADEALQRGGRLLVTTPYHGYWKNLALSVTNKWDSHHTVGWDYGHIKFFSRATLAAMAAECGFRLVAFARVGRIPPIAASMVALFERTSPEV from the coding sequence ATGGATACCGAGTCCCGGTACGACTGGAATCAGGTCGCCGAAACCCCGTCGCACGCCTATCTGGCACCGGCGGCACGTGACGCGGTCGACCGGATCCGCCCGAGTCGTGTCTTGGACTTGGGATGTGGCGACGGTCGCCTGACAGCGCGGCTGGTCGCGGCTGGTCGTGACGTCGTCGGCGTCGACTTCTCCGCCACGGGGATCGCGCGGGCGCGATTGGAACACCCCGAGGCGAGCTTTGCCGTCCACGCGCTGGACGACCCGCTTCCGAGCGAGCTGCGCGACTCGTTCGAGTTGGTGACGGCGATCGAGGTCATCGAGCACATGCTGCTGCCCCGGCATCTGTTCGCTCGAGCAGACGAGGCATTGCAGCGCGGTGGCCGGCTCCTGGTGACCACGCCCTACCACGGCTATTGGAAGAACCTCGCGCTGTCCGTCACGAACAAGTGGGACTCCCACCACACGGTGGGCTGGGACTACGGGCACATCAAGTTCTTCTCCCGGGCGACGTTGGCTGCCATGGCCGCGGAGTGCGGCTTCCGTCTGGTCGCGTTCGCCCGGGTCGGCAGGATCCCCCCGATCGCGGCGTCCATGGTGGCGCTGTTCGAGCGGACGTCACCCGAGGTGTGA
- a CDS encoding DUF4012 domain-containing protein, whose product MPEQTALPPVADTPEEYRPDYVRPRRWPWVLGAVVVAVLIILGWFGYTAYRASQQAKDLQTQIDQTQSDARALDLEALATDVVTMRETAAGLRSSTGGPLWWLAEKVPVIGTQVGAARSLATAADTIGQAAAGAETVLPSLRPEALRGPDGALNLQALAQVTPILQRVAAATDTAAADLDGLDPAGLQSDLAAAVRKGKELLPGLGATLRTAGDATALMPGLLGDTTPRHWLVLLQNTAEARGTGGLVGAYALLTADKGKLTLQTAAPNNALTSDRIPLDGMPEEFRELWGADASEWLSLNLSAHFPYTAQLAVKGMADRGVPIDGVLALDSQAVAALIAGTGPVSARGTTVDATNAAAFFTKDIYSRFPDVATKDAVTVALLQATFDKLLSGKLDLPAFVKALGPAGEQGRILAWSANPAEQSELATYRVGGVLPDAPGPFLATALNNGGGNKMDAYVTASLAYGAGRCEATEQVSTASLTLADKAPTGLPAYVDVRSDRKGVTGTGSTVVLASVYGPVGAEVQAATLDGAVVPVRTGLERGHPVWRVDVELNRGQSRQLVFTFTEPTVADAAPVVVAQPMANPVEVKVVDGPPCDATAPPGATPDIVVP is encoded by the coding sequence ATGCCTGAACAGACCGCGTTGCCACCGGTCGCCGACACTCCCGAGGAGTATCGCCCCGACTACGTACGCCCGCGACGCTGGCCGTGGGTGCTGGGCGCGGTCGTCGTGGCCGTCTTGATCATCCTCGGCTGGTTCGGGTACACCGCGTATCGAGCCTCACAGCAGGCGAAAGACCTGCAGACCCAGATCGACCAGACGCAGTCGGACGCACGGGCTCTCGACCTGGAAGCCCTGGCCACTGACGTCGTGACGATGCGCGAGACCGCTGCGGGACTGCGGTCCTCGACCGGCGGGCCGCTGTGGTGGCTCGCCGAGAAGGTGCCCGTCATCGGCACGCAGGTCGGTGCCGCGCGCTCCTTGGCGACGGCTGCCGACACCATCGGTCAGGCCGCAGCCGGTGCCGAGACGGTCCTGCCGTCGTTGCGACCGGAGGCGCTACGAGGCCCTGACGGCGCACTGAACCTGCAGGCGCTCGCCCAGGTCACCCCGATCCTGCAGCGGGTAGCCGCAGCGACCGATACGGCGGCAGCCGACCTCGACGGCCTGGATCCGGCTGGGCTGCAATCGGACCTGGCCGCCGCGGTGCGCAAGGGCAAGGAGCTGCTGCCCGGACTTGGGGCGACGCTGCGCACAGCTGGCGATGCCACGGCGCTCATGCCAGGCCTGCTTGGCGACACCACCCCGCGACATTGGCTCGTGCTGCTGCAGAACACCGCCGAAGCTCGCGGTACCGGAGGACTGGTCGGCGCGTACGCGCTGCTCACCGCGGACAAGGGCAAGCTGACCCTGCAGACGGCGGCACCGAACAACGCCCTGACCTCCGACCGGATCCCCCTCGACGGGATGCCCGAAGAATTCCGGGAGCTCTGGGGTGCGGACGCGTCGGAGTGGCTGTCGCTCAACCTCAGTGCGCACTTCCCTTACACCGCACAACTGGCGGTCAAGGGCATGGCCGACCGCGGCGTCCCGATCGACGGAGTCCTCGCCCTCGACTCGCAAGCCGTCGCCGCGCTTATCGCCGGGACCGGACCGGTGAGTGCCCGCGGCACCACGGTCGACGCGACGAACGCTGCGGCGTTCTTCACCAAGGACATCTACTCTCGCTTCCCCGATGTCGCGACCAAGGACGCCGTCACCGTCGCCCTGCTGCAGGCCACGTTCGACAAGCTGTTGTCCGGCAAGCTCGATCTGCCAGCGTTCGTCAAGGCACTCGGGCCGGCAGGCGAGCAGGGTCGCATCCTGGCGTGGAGCGCCAACCCGGCCGAGCAGAGTGAACTCGCGACGTACCGCGTCGGTGGAGTCCTGCCCGACGCGCCAGGACCGTTCCTCGCGACTGCCCTGAACAACGGCGGCGGCAACAAGATGGACGCCTACGTCACCGCCTCGCTGGCCTACGGCGCCGGGCGATGCGAAGCCACCGAACAGGTCTCCACGGCCAGTCTGACGCTGGCGGACAAGGCGCCGACCGGGTTGCCCGCGTACGTCGACGTACGAAGCGACCGCAAGGGAGTCACCGGGACCGGCTCGACCGTCGTCCTCGCCAGCGTCTACGGGCCCGTCGGCGCCGAAGTGCAGGCCGCGACGTTGGACGGTGCCGTCGTCCCGGTCCGCACCGGACTGGAACGAGGACACCCGGTCTGGCGGGTCGACGTCGAACTCAATCGTGGCCAGAGCCGGCAGCTCGTCTTCACCTTCACCGAGCCGACCGTGGCCGACGCCGCTCCGGTCGTTGTCGCCCAGCCGATGGCGAACCCGGTCGAGGTCAAGGTCGTCGACGGGCCGCCGTGCGATGCGACAGCGCCGCCCGGAGCAACTCCCGACATCGTCGTGCCGTAG